From a region of the Cryptococcus depauperatus CBS 7841 chromosome 6, complete sequence genome:
- a CDS encoding 60S acidic ribosomal protein P1, with product MSELAATYAALILADEGVEITGEKIVTLAEAAKIEIEPIWATLLAKALDGKDIKDLLTNVGGGGAPAAGAAPAAGAAGNAAAEAAPVEEKEEAKEESDDDMGFGLFD from the exons ATG TCTGAGCTCGCTGCCACCTACGCCGCTCTTATTCTCGCCGACGAGGGTGTTGAGATTACT GGCGAAAAGATCGTCACCCTTGCTGAGGCTgccaagattgagattgagccCATCTGGGCCACTCTCCTTGCCAAGGCTCTCGACGGTAAAGACATCAAAGACCTCCTTACCAACGTTGGCGGTGGCGGTGCTCCCGCTGCTGGTGCTGCTCCTGCTGCCGGTGCTGCTGGCAACGCTGCTGCTGAAGCCGCTCCTgttgaggagaaggaggaggcCAAGGAGGAGTCTGATGACGACATG GGCTTCGGTCTCTTTGACTAA
- a CDS encoding tryptophan synthase, beta subunit → MAEAIKRDQAAFVTFLTAGFPTKDATVPLMLALERGGADIIELGTPFSDPIADGPVIQKANTIAIENKVSYADCLEYVRQARAQGLKTPVLFMGYYNPLIAYGEEKAVSDAREAGANGYIVVDLPPEEAVKFRDICTSTGMSYIPLIAPSTSIDRVKFLTSIADSFIYVVSKMGVTGSNANVAISASLPELVKRIQTFTPMPLAVGFGVDNRTHFDFVTSAGADAVVVGSKIIKIIFDNYENGKAVEKVEEFCREITLKGQTPVPLGRKDKRPTVIEPPLPIPSSEPLAEAETKVIAPGKLPSRFGLFGGAYVPESLVDCLNELEAAYVEAKNDPAFWKEFEDMYGYMNRPSELYLAERLTEKMGGAKIWLKREDLNHTGSHKINNAVGQILLAKRLGKKRIIAETGAGQHGVATATVCAKFGMECDIYMGAEDVRRQELNVFRIRMLGGRVIPVTAGTQTLKDSVNEAMRDWVTRLDSTHYLIGSAIGPHPFPTIVRDFQRVIGREIKSQIQEKTGRLPDAVVACVGGGSNAIGTFYDFIEDKSVRLVGVEAGGHGIDTDAHSATLSKGVMGVVHGAASYIIQSNEGQLVPTHSISAGLDYNSVGPEHSHLKHIGRAEYVVADDFQCLSAFKLCTELEGIIPALESSHGLWGGMQVAKSLPKDRNVVICLSGNGAKDVAEVLLTLKNKEWADKLDWHVAQ, encoded by the exons ATGGCAGAGGCAATTAAAAGA GATCAGGC CGCGTTTGTTACTTTTCTGACGGCAGGATTTCCTACGAAAGATGCTACTGTTCCTCTGATGCTTGCTCTCGAACGGGGAGGTGCCGATATCATTGAGCTTGGTACGCCTTTTAGTGACCCAATTGCCGACGGACCAGTGATTCAAAAGGCCAATACT ATTGCTATCGAAAATAAAGTCAGCTATGCCGACTGTCTCGAGTACGTTCGACAGGCACGAGCTCAAGGGCTTAAAACGCCAGTCTTGTTCATGG GCTACTACAACCCTCTTATCGCTtatggagaggaaaaggctgTTTCTGACGCTCGAGAGGCGGGTGCCAATGGCTATATCGTTGTCGATCTACCGCCTGAGGAGGCTGTCAAATTTAGGGATATCTGCACTTCAACTGGAATGTCTTATATTCCATTGATTGCTCCTTCAACCAGTATCGACCGAGTCAAGTTTTTGACCTCTATTGCTGACTCGTTCATCTATGTTGTATCAAAG ATGGGCGTGACAGGTTCCAACGCCAACGTGGCTATCTCTGCCTCTCTCCCCGAGCTTGTCAAGCGGATTCAAACGTTTACGCCTATGCCTCTTGCGGTCGGCTTTGGTGTCGATAACCGCACccattttgattttgtcacTTCTGCTGGAGCAGACGCTGTTGTGGTCGGTTCAAAGATTATCAAGATTATCTTTGACAACTATGAGAATGGGAAAGCTGTTgaaaaggtggaagagtTTTGTAGAGAAATCACCCTCAAAGGTCAAACCCCTGTCCCTTTGGGACGTAAAGACAAGCGGCCCACGGTGATTGAGCCTCCTCTTCCCATCCCTTCTTCTGAGCCCTTGGCCGAAGCCGAGACAAAGGTCATCGCGCCCGGCAAGCTTCCCTCCCGATTCGGTCTCTTTGGTGGCGCCTATGTTCCCGAATCCCTTGTGGATTGCTTGAACGAACTGGAGGCTGCTTATGtggaagcaaagaatgACCCTGCGTTTTGGAAGGAGTTTGAGGATATGTATGGCTACATGAACCGACCAAGCGAGCTTTACCTGGCAGAAAGATTGACTGAGAAAATGGGTGGGGCCAAGATCTGGCTTAA GAGAGAAGACCTTAACCACACGGGTTCTCATAAGATCAATAACGCTGTTGGCCAAATCCTTCTGGCTAAACGTCTGGGCAAAAAACGCATTATTGCAGAGACTGGCGCAGGCCAGCATGGTGTTGCCACCGCTACCGTCTGTGCCAAGTTTGGCATGGAGTGCGATATCTATATGGGTGCCGAGGATGTTAGGAGACAAGAACTAAATGTGTTCAGAATCAGAATGCTTGGTGGCCGAGTCATCCCTGTGACTGCTGGTACTCAAACTCTCAAGGATTCCGTCAATGAGGCTATGCGTGACTGGGTTACTCGTCTTGACTCTACACATTACCTCATCGGTTCCGCGATTGGTCCTCATCCCTTCCCTACCATCGTCCGAGACTTTCAACGAGTCATTGGCAGGGAAATCAAAAGCCAGAtacaagaaaagactgGTAGATTACCTGATGCGGTAGTGGCATGTGTAGGTGGCGGAAGCAATGCCATCGGTACTTTTTACGACTTTATCGAAGACAAGAGTGTGAGACTAGTCGGCGTCGAGGCTGGTGGACATGGTATAGACACCGATGCCCATTCTGCCACTCTAAGCAAAGGCGTCATGGGCGTTGTCCACGGCGCGGCGTCCTATATCATTCAATCTAATGAAGGCCAGCTTGTCCCAACTCATTCCATTTCTGCGG GTCTCGACTACAATTCTGTTGGTCCAGAGCACTCTCATCTCAAGCATATTGGCAGAGCGGAGTATGTGGTTGCCGATGATTTCCAGTGTCTTTCTGCATTTAAACTCTGTACCGAGTTGGAGGGCATCATCCCTGCTCTGGAGTCTAGCCATGGTCTTTGGGGAGGTATGCAAGTGGCCAAAAGTCTGCCCAAAGATCGAAACGTCGTCAT TTGCTTGAGCGGAAATGGCGCCAAAGACGTTGCAGAGGTTctcttgactttgaaaaacaaagaatGGGCCGACAAGCTTGACTGGCATGTTGCACAATGA